Part of the Nycticebus coucang isolate mNycCou1 chromosome 22, mNycCou1.pri, whole genome shotgun sequence genome, TAGTTTTGTTCCTTACTAGAAAGTGGGGAAGATCTGACAGAAAAAGCTGGATTGTGGGGACCCCCATTTGGGGAGCCCATTCTGGGCAACTGTAAAATCCACGCTTTGTTTGCAGAGCGTCTTACTGTGTCCCCAGTGGGCTTATTCCCTCCGAGCCTGATAGTACCCCAGAGAGGGGCATGTTTTAAGTGGGAAACCTGAAGTCTCAGGGGGCCAGGGACTCATTGAAGGTCACAGTCTCCAATGGCCACACTGTACTCAGACCCTAGATGCCTGATTCCATGGCTGTGTCCTTGGATACCTTGAGCTCTCGCTCCATCCCTCCCACCCGGGATGGGTGAGTTTACTGCCTGCCTTATAGGTGCAAGGAAGTCACCAGACTTGGTTTTCCTATTTGCACAATCAAGGACAAACCAATTGTCCTTTATGGAGGTGGTGAAGGTAGCAAGTAGAGAAATCATGTCTGTAACAGGACTCAGGTTATGTGACCAGGAGCCCAGCaatgcattaatatttatttatttttagagacagagtcactttgttgcccaggctggaatgcagtaggatcatcatagttcacagcaacctcaaactcctgggctcaagcaatctcctgcctcagcctctgagtagctgggactgcaggtgcccgccacgacacccagctaactttctaacttttagtagaaatgggtgtgtgtgtgtctcacttttgctcaggctgctcttgaactcctgagctcaagcaatccacctgccttggccttccagagtgctgggatcatagtcaggagccaccacacccaacttcTGGTTGTTTCTTGAACACAGCCAAATGCTTGGCTGACATGGTTTTTCTGGTCTGATGAGACACTCGTGAAATTAGTTTCCTGTGAAGGGGAGCAGTCTCTTCTGGAAGTTGAGTCCATTTTCTGATCTGGAAGGTGGAAAGAGTTGACTTTTGTGGATATGCATTTTGGCGTCACCGTTTCAAAAGCACGGTgatggccgggcgtggtggctcatgcctgtagtctcagcactgtgggaggccgaggcgggtggattgcctgagctcggaggttccagatcagtatgagcaggagtgagccagagtgaaaccctgtctctactaacatcaaaaacagccggacgtgggagggggcatctgtaatcccagctactggggaggcaaagggaaagagaatcaaTCGCCAAAGTaagaacagttaaaaaaaaaaaaaagaaaaaaaagaaaagaaacaaacaacaacaacaaaaaaacttcaaacgaagaagaatgaacaagcaagctgaaattagaaaaaaacaaaaacaaaaacaaaaaaccccccaaagcACGGTGACAAGCTTGGAATTGCTGCTCTTTTCTAATCCGGCCTGTGCAGGCCTGTCAGTACAACCAGAATTGACACAGCCTGCCTCTTGGGAGCTGTGTTTTGGGGAACTGCAATTGTCAGGGTCTCCCTAATTGCTCCTGTGGTGCTAACTATTCATTTAGGAAGCTCTGGCCTGACCTCTCAGGCTCCCGTCAGCTTTTGCCCAACTCTTTCTAAAGGCTCGTCCATCTTTTCCTTGcgagcattgattttttttttttttgtgatttttggccggggctgggtttgaacccgccacctccggcatatgggaccggtgccctactccttgagccacaggcgccgtccatcGAGCATTGATTTTTGAGGCAGGACACATTTCGAGCTCTAAATCAAAGCACTTGTTCTGCCAGAGGGCCTGTTAAAATCTTTGAGGCCAGGCATTACGGCACATCACGTTATGAATTTAATCAGAGCTGCTTGCTCCTTTAGACAATGTGGAAATTACAGGACCAAATAtctaatatttgattttttttttgtaatatttgatCTTTAAGAATACTTActttttacaattattttcaaTCAccttattacttctttttctttttatttattttaaaagacagattcttgttctgttgcccaggctggagggaagtggcgtgatcacagctcattgtggctcccaactcctggtctcacagccttctgagcaactgggactatagtGTATGCCACTGGgtctggctaattatttttttattattacactATACTTTTTTGAAGACAGGTTTTCACtgtgttgaccaggctggtcttgaactcctggcctcaagtgatcctcctccctcagtctctcaaagtgctgggattatagacatgatccactgtgcctggcccccagtgactttaaaatttatttttattttattttagtttagtttattttacacagagtctcactttgttgccctcagtagagtgctgtggtatcacagctcacagcaacctcaaactattggactcaagtgatcctcttgcctcagcctcctgagtagctgggactactggtgcctgctgcaatgcccagctgttttgctcaggctggtcgcaaactcctgagctcatgcaatccacctgcttcagtctcccagagtgctaggattacaggcatcagcctcCATGTCCAGTCAAAAGTCTAATATTATCAACCATTGATAATCACAGTCAAATTAAATCCCAAGCTAAGAATTTGCTGTGGAAGTTGGTCTCTTGTCTTCTGAAGACATGCTGAGCTACATCACCATGACATCTGCTCAAGGAGGAGGACCTTTGAGCCAGTCTTCTCCCTTTCTGGGGTCAGTTTCCTTGAGATAAAATGCAAGTGTTGAAGCCCAGCAGGGATGTTGTCTTATATCCAGGTGGAGCCAGCTGTTAGCTGGGCTGGTTGGAGAAGGCCACACAGGATGTGGCTTTTAACCATTGTTGTACTCAtgtgccacctgtaagaaaaactcggaccctacttcaggtataaatcagatggtgatttattatacctGTGCAGGTGGGCCACCGCCCCAAAGGGCAAATGGCCCTgaaatgaggagcaggctgatttttataccatttttgaaCACAACAGTGTTAGCTGGCAAGGTGgcgagcacagaagcagaacgtggccaGTTAGCTCAGGGACACggttacagagttggctcaggggggctACAGCATGGCGGTTGGCACTGGGACAAACTTAGCTTGGAAAACtaagcttgagtaagctttcaccattgttttacctgtggctaggagttttggggaacttccttgttctgaaaacTGTTTTCAGAATTAACCCAAAGTGGGGGATTTGAGAcgtgcagggactcaggctgagacagttaggggcctttaggggtcctttttCTGGGTATTACACCATGTTATGAAGAGGACAGCAGCCTCCACCTGGCCTTATAAACAACACTAATTTTGGGTagtaaagttaataaaaatagtcCTAAGAGGCCCCACTTCCTATTTCTACTCCTTGGGTAAATTCCAAATTTTGCCAGAGGTGGAGAGTGGAATTCTGGTTTCCATACCCattggctgtatttttttttttttttttttgagagagcgagcctcactctgttgccctgggtagagtgctgtggcatcatagctcacagcaacctcaaactcttgggctcaagtgatcctcttgcctcagccttcagagtagctgagactatgggcacccaccacaatacccagctagtttttctatttttagtagagattaggtcttgctcaggcttgtcttgaactcctgagctcaggcaatctacccactttggcctcccagggtgctgggattataggtgtgagccactgcacctgacctggCTGTAATTTTTCAGAGCTTTCCTTTCCCTGGGGCTAAAGAAGCTGGATTTGCCACTGTGTGGTCCTGACCTTGACCTGCTGGCTCTAGGCAGGGAGGTGTGCGCCCTAGCTGGGGAGAGGTGCCTGACCTCACCCTGTGTCCTGCATGCTAGTCCCCCTTGCCTCTGATGACCCTCCTCGTGGCATTCTGTGCTAGTTCCTGGTACTGGCTTATCCTGGGTGCAGACAGGCAGGAGGTGACCTCGGGAAGAAGCTTCTTAACCTGTAGGGCTGACCTATCCATGCCCACCTGCCCTGCCCCAAGCCCTGTCTTGTCTCTCCCAGTTCAGATCAGCCTGCCTCCCACCATGCACCTGAGGGCCCCTGATGGCACCAAGTACATAGCCCAGCAGATGCATTTTCACTGGGGAGGCGGATCCTCGGAGATCAGTGGCTCTGAGCACACCGTCGACGGGGTCAGACATGTGATCGAGGTATGCGAGGACCCTACTGGGGCCTTCTTTTCTTCAAACTCCCTAGTCACCTTTCTTATTAAAACAGCCAAAAGACTGTATAATGGGGAGAGTGAAGTTATCTTGaggctgaatttattttttattctcttgacAACTATTGACTGATCACTGCTTTGTTCTGGAAGCACAAGCAGGCCCCCTGCCTGCACAGAACTCACAGTATAAAAGGGTCTACAGCCCACGGGGCGTCAAGCCCTCCTTTGTTTTAGCTGGGTCTCCAAAGTGTTGGATTTTCTGGGCTCCGTCTTTTGCCAGCATCTGACCTTAGGGTGACTGCAGGTTTACAGTGGTTTTGGGGCAAGGGAGCTCATGCTTATTCTTCTCTGAGCCCCACATGCCTAGGGGAACATGGGGTACTCATATGCGCCCTCCAGACTGCCAGCTTGTCTGCCTGAAGGAGGTGGGGCCAAGGAAATTCCCTGGAACTGCCCCCTTCCAGAATCCCACTCCTGCTCTTTCCATTTGTGGAGACGTTTCTGGGCTTAATAGATGGAGCTCGtagcagagatggagggagacagGTCAGAGTCCTTTGGGACATTCTGAGGCCTCGAGGGCagcccttcttttcctccttccctggaCACCTGAAGCATTTGAAGTCTGTAGAACTGCCTCTGACTCACCCTATATTGTTTCCACAGATTCATGTTGTTCACTACAATTCTAAATACGCGAGCTACGATATCGCCCAAGATGCACCGGACGGTTTGGCTGTGCTGGCAGCCTTCATTGAGGTAGGCAGAAACTTGCACGTGTGCCTGTGTTTGAAGGTGTGGACTGATAATACAAACAAGGCGTTAAGGGTGAAGGGTCTccttatgttgccctgggtagagtgctgtggtgttacaactcacagcaacctcaaacttttgggcttaagtgattctcttgcctcagcctcccaagtagctgggactacaggtgcctgccacaatgcctggctattttatttatttagttttttgttgttgtagttgttgtttggcaggcccgagctgggttcgaacctgccggccctggtgtatgtggctggcacaggcactgagcccaagtTCACAGTTCTTGGCAATGTTGGCTCAATGAATGATCAACCCTTTTTTCAAGCCCCAGCTCACAGTCCCTGTGGCCCTTCTGTGTTACCATCTCAGGGACCTTGAATAACTTGGacaagctgacttttttttttttttttttttgagacagtctcacttagtagccctagggttgagtgccatgacgttattgctcacagcaacctcaaactggttcaagcaatcctcttgcctcagccttccaagtagctgggattataggtccctggctacttttagagatgggatcttgttcttgctcaggctggtcttgaacctgtgagctcaggtaatccacctgccttggcctcccagagttctaggattacaggcatgagccactggtgACAAGCTGACTTAAAAAAGCAGAAGGGTTGACTAGACATAAACTAGTCTGAAGGTCAAGGGGAAGCCTGCAGTCCACCCAGACCACGGCAACatctctgtgtttctttttttttttttttttggccagggctgggtttgaacccaccacctccggcatatgggactggcgccccacccctctgagccacaggcactgcccacatctCTGTGTTTCTAAGAAAGTCCAGAGAGTGGGACTTAGGGATGGGTGCCTAGAAGTAGTCAGGAGTCTAATTCCCACAAAACAAGcattaaattgaataaaattattaagtatatttttattaagtataattttgtaaaattattaaataattttgtaaaaatattaaaatttctattatgaaatataaatcatttcagggcggtacctgtggctcagtgactagggcactggccccatataccgagggtggcgggtttgaacccggctccagccaaactgcaacaaaaaatagcctggtgttgtggcaggcgcctgtagtcccagctgctcgggagggtgaggcaggagaatcgcgtaagcccaagagctggaggttgctgtgagctgtgccgccatggcactctaccaagggtgacaaaatgagactttgtctcaaaacaaacaaacaaaaaaacctctatcATTTCAGTGGTCTAGAAATTGACCAATGGCAAACAATAAATGGCAGCATTTCCTAATGAAAAATGGTAGGAATTTTGAGTCAGAACAATGAGCATCTGTGGATGTCTTCCTGGGGCTGTCCCCACGCCTACCCTCTAACTTGGCCTACAGGGAGGTTTCATCAGGGCAGCGCTGGTCAGGAGAAGCAGCAGGTTCACTGCCTGGGCAGCAGGGCTGACTTAACTTGGGGTAGAAGTTGAAAACCTACACTCGGGAACACGGCCAGGAAAAGCAGCAAACTTGGCAGAAGAGATAGTAAGCAGACAGGAAGAGCCTGAAGCTCTGCAGTCCCAGTTAGCGTCAGTGgagaaggacagaaatttaaTGAGGAAGATCCTAGAAGTGAGAGAGGCCCAGAAGGACCTCGTGGAAAGTAAAAGCTGAAGGCGATATGAGAACTGGCTGAACCTTGTGTGTGTTTCTCAGCCTGTACACAGATCCATCAGCGGAAGGTGCCAGGGGTTTGCGCACACGTCTGGCCAAAGCATGGACTGACCACAGAGCCGTGCTGACCCTAGGTGGCTCCTAGGGATTCAggctaacataaaaataaagctaaacaCTGAGCAGAGCCATCAGCTGCTGCGTACTTCTGGGGAGACACACCCTGTAGATTACTACCAAGTGTCATGAGCTCACGAGATCAAGCCTCTCTCATCACAAAAACTCCAACTGTGGCTGACACCACACAACACAAGCACACCTGGGTTTTTTTCTAACTGTGACTTTTGGCCATGCCTGGGGTTATCACCCCTCACCGAGACACTCCTTTCCCTGAAGGCTGCTGGAATGCTTCAGATAATGTCTCCCTCCAAGACACGGAAGAGGCCAGGCAGTTGGTGGCAAAGAACAGCCAGACTGCATCCCTGATGTGACTGGGGGTGGGCTGTCTCCTCTTCACTCCCTCAGCCCTGCTCTATCAGCAGGACAGCCGGCAGATGGATGAGCAGAGATGGCTGGAGGCCTCTGCCACACTTCTGTTAACTACGGTGTCTCTCCTACAGGTGAAGGATCGTGCTGAAAACATTTACTATAATGACTTCATTTCTCATTTGGCCAACATCAAGTATGCAGGTAAGGGAAGCAGAATGCATATGAGGGCGGCGAGGggtgggcgggaggggagaggaagggtgacGCTGGGGGCAGGGTGGCTGCTAGGCCCTGCCAAGGCGGCCTACCCGTCCCTGCGTGAGATTGCTTGTTCCAGTGATTGGTGCTGTTGTCACCTCTGAGAAACCCGGTGACAAATTCTACTTGTCCATTCACATGATTGGAACTTTCTGGATGGCTGGAGTTCCACTAAGAAGGGATATCCTTGCTTCAGTCACTTTCTACTCTGGGAGGGACTGTCCTGGTCACTAGAGAGAGGTCCACTCCAGCTTCAAGCTGAGATGAATGTCAAAAGTGAAGCCCTCCTCATCCCACCTGGACACATAGACTCTTGGggtggagtttgctatgagctggttcaggcaatcctcttgcctcagcctttctagtagctgagactacaggtccctggctagttttagagatggggtctctgccTGCAGCAGGCACATGATGTGATGGCAGTTACACTCCAGGGCCTTCCCTCTGTACTAGGTGGACGCACCAGCCACTTTGTAAACACTGTTCCCTTTACCTTCCCGCCAATCAGGCTGGTCGTCCCTCCCGTTCCCCTCACTGCAATCATGTTGGTTGTCCCTTTCTTACAGACAGAAATAGTCTCAGAGTGAGCATCCAGTCACTATCCCCAAGGTCTCTCCTCTTAACCCTTGTTTCCCGGTGATCAGTTTCTATGTTCTCCTGCTTAATCAGGAGATTTGAATATGGCGAGGCCTGAGCCGTCTTCCCGAGGGCAGCAGCAGTCCCTTACACTCCTTCCCCTCCTGTCTTCTTGCTTAGGACAAAGCACAACCCTGACTGGCCTGGACCTTAAGGACATGCTGCCGGCCAACTGCCAGCACTACTACAGCTACGAGGGGTCGCTCACCACGCCTCCCTGTACCCAGAACGTCCACTGGTTTTTGCTGGCAGATTATGTCTTGCTCTCCAGGCAGCAGGTAATCCATGCAACATGCGCAGTTTTTTCCTTTGACAGCCTGGTTGACAAAGTGCTCCCCAGATCTCACTAATGTGAACTCTTGGGACTCCCATAGCATTTTCCATGTATAGGGTACTTACCCGTGCTGTGGTAGAGATTGGCAAACTGAGGCATCAGGGAACCTAAGGGCAGCAAATGCAGGGAAATGACTGAAGCCTGGTTCAAGTCCTAGGAGAAGAGTGGCATAGTGAAGGCAAAAATTTATTGAGTTCTGCTCTTTCCAGGCACGGTTCTAGGCCCGAGACATACTAAGTTCCTGTGCTCATGGAGCTTACATGCTAAGCTTCTTTTTATGCAAGAAGAATAGCTTCATAGTTAGCTTGATATCATTCTAAAAGGCCTGTAGCCTTTTGAGAAGAGAGAACATGTCAGTCATATTTTGTCCCCCAGCATAGCATAGGTGTACAGTAAAGGTTGGTTGAATTAAACAAATGTACAAATGTTACTGAGGGTGCAGGGCAAAGGGTGCAGTGGCATGTCCTTCTGAGTTGATGTCCTTCCTCAGGGAcaaatttttcttaaacttttcatttccttatttaaggaaaaagtgaaaaagaccCTTACTCAAGGACATCCACACATAAAAATGTTGCCAGACAGGTCGGAAGTTCCCCCCAGATGCCTGAAAAAAGCAAATGTACCTTATCTCTCGAAAAATGTACCTTAAATCCAGATCTAGGAGAATTTTCATAAATTATCTGACATTAGCTCAATtaaactcccccccccccccacaaaacaCATAAGAAAGAAGACACTGTGAGTGAGTGTCTTCTGTCCAGCGGAATCAGACCGACAGATATTTCCGATAGTGGAAATATCAATTAATATAAGAATGTTTAATATGCGTAAAAATATGaggtttaaatataaagaaagaacagaaatgtataaGAATGAACAAccagatttggaaaaagaaatagcatttctAGAAATGGAAAGATAGTAACTGAAATGAACAACCCAATGAATAGGGTTAAAAACATGTTAGGTACAGTTCAAGAGAGAATTAGTAAATTGGAAGTGTGGGGATTGGGAGGTCAAAGACCGAAAATAAATGACCATTCCGAAACGTCAATGAAAG contains:
- the CA6 gene encoding carbonic anhydrase 6 isoform X2, whose product is MRALVPLLSLLVLGVQAQHGSEWTYSDGALDQAHWPKEYPACGGQRQSPINLQTRKVHYNPSLQALNLTGYDTQVGEFSMTNNGHTVQISLPPTMHLRAPDGTKYIAQQMHFHWGGGSSEISGSEHTVDGVRHVIEIHVVHYNSKYASYDIAQDAPDGLAVLAAFIEVKDRAENIYYNDFISHLANIKYAGQSTTLTGLDLKDMLPANCQHYYSYEGSLTTPPCTQNVHWFLLADYVLLSRQQVLKLENSLLDHHNKTIRNDYRRTQPLNNRVVEANFLHLPNQDPPVRPLEVH
- the CA6 gene encoding carbonic anhydrase 6 isoform X3 gives rise to the protein MTNNGHTVQISLPPTMHLRAPDGTKYIAQQMHFHWGGGSSEISGSEHTVDGVRHVIEIHVVHYNSKYASYDIAQDAPDGLAVLAAFIEVKDRAENIYYNDFISHLANIKYAGQSTTLTGLDLKDMLPANCQHYYSYEGSLTTPPCTQNVHWFLLADYVLLSRQQVLKLENSLLDHHNKTIRNDYRRTQPLNNRVVEANFLHLPNQECAQLESYLSKISKDLQYLRRCTKKRKVRRTHPYYYY